The following DNA comes from Candidatus Aminicenantes bacterium.
CTAGCCGCGGCCGTGGCCCGAGTCCACGGCGGCGAGTCCGACTTCCTGATGAAGGGGCTGATCGACTCGTCGCTCTACATCAAGGCCATCATCGATAAGGAAAAAGGCCTGCTCAAGCCGGGCAAGCTCTTGTCCCACGTCAGTGTCATCCAGGTGCCGCGCTGGAAGAAGCTGATCATCTGCGCCGACGCCGCCGTCATCCCTTACCCCGATCTCGAGGCCAAGGTCCAGATTTTGAACTATTGCATCGAGGCCGCCCATCGGCTGGGCATCGAGAAGCCCAAGGCCGCGATCATTTGCGCCGTCGAGAAGGTCAACCCCAAGATGCAGCCGACCATCGATGCGGCGATCCTAAGCAAGATGGCCGAGCGCGGCCAGATCAAGGGCGCGATCGTGGACGGGCCGCTGGCCCTGGATGTGGCCTTTTCCAAGGAGAGCGCCGGGATCAAGGGCGTCAAGTCCGAGGTTGCCGGCGACGCCGACATTCTGCTCTTCCCGGCCATCGAGACGGGCAACGTCTTCTTCAAGGCCTGTTCCTATCTGGCCGGGGGCGAGACGGCGGCCGTCGTGGCGGGGGCCAACTGCCCCTGCGTGCTGACGTCGCGGTCCGACAGCGAGGATTCGAAGTATTATTCGATCGCCGTCGGGGCGCTGCTGTCCTGAAACCGTTCTGAAATAGAAAGGGCGCCGCCGCCCCGGGCTTAGCTTGGAAGCGATCTGTCCCGAGGCCGTCGCGGCGCCCTTTGGATAGGCGCGGAAAACTAAGCGGCTTACTTTTCGATGGTGATCGAGCCGTTGGTCGTGTCGAGCTTCATCAGCGGGCCGCCGTCGCCGATCGTGCCGGACAGACGGCTCCGCGACTTGCTCAGATCCTTGATCGTCACGGGCACCGCCACATCGATGTGGCCGTTGGTCGTGCGGGCCTCCAGCCGGGCGTTGACCGTGCCGAGCAGCTTGACCCTGATCGAGCCGTTGGTCGTATCCGCGGTGACGTTGTCCTTGAGCCCGTCGACGGTCAGAGTGATGCCCCCATTGGTCGTGTCGGCCTTGACCGAACCGCGGATGTCGCGGGCGACGATGTCGCCGTTGGTTGTGTCCAGGACGGCGGGGCCGGCGGCGCCTTCGAGGCGGACGTTGCCGTTCGTCGAACTCGCGGCAACTTCGCCGAACTTGCCGATGAGCTCCACATCGCCGTTGGTCGAGCGGACGAGCTCCAGCCGGACGCCGGCCGGGACCTTGATCTCGTAGTCGACACTGATCCGGAGGTTGCGGAAGGGCGATTTGGGCCAGATCGTATCGATAGCCACGAATCCGGAGCCGCTCTGTTCTTCGATCTTGACCAGCTTGAGGTTCTCCTCATTGCTCTTGGAGATCTTGACGGCGGTCACGTCGGCCTCGGCCTTGTCCCACGTCGAGATGTGGATGTCGCCGTTGACGTTTTTAACGCTGAAGCGGCCATCAGGGCCGAGCGGGAAGGTCTTGTGGTAGTCCTCCCGGAATTCTTTTCCGCCGGGGAGAGAAAAGCCGCCGTCAGCGGCGACGATAACGCAGCCGCTGAGGACCAATCCCAGAACCAGCACCGCGGCGATAGCCAAACTGTTGTTCTTGTTAGAGTTACGCATGGACATGATGAGTCCTCCTTGTTCGGATGTCACCTGAATAGACGCAAATAGCCCCGGAATGGTTCCCTGGAGGCGGAACAAAGTCCAATTCTGTGATGTCATCGCGAGCCCTCGCCGGGCGAGGGCGCGGCGATCCGGATCCCCACGCCATACCCAAACGGGTACGGCTCGGGATGACAGCCAAAAGGCAAGACGCGCGCGTCCGAAAACGCTATTTTATAGCCGCCGGCACTTCCAGCCGCGGTGCGATATCGTAGCCGCCCGAATCCAAGTCGATTGTCACGGTCGTCCCGTCGGCGTAAGTGAAACGCTGGCGGCGATACGAACCGTCGAGGAATTCGTGCCGGACAAGCTCCAGCAGTCCGACCCGAGCATTCAAGGCGCACATCGTCCGGACTTGTTCCAGCTCTGCGGCGGACGGATCGAGCGACAGATACGGCAGGCCGGCGTGGCCGAGCCCGTGCAGGAAGCCGAGATCCGTCTCCGGGATGCCCCAGGCGCCCTTGCCCAGCGACCAGGGCAGGAGGATCGAGTCGTGGTAAACGAGGTTGAAGAGCGGAACGGGAATCCCCATGGCCGGTCCAGATCCCGGATTGGGATCGAGGGCGAACGGCCCATGATGGACAAGATCAAGCTTCGGCACGGCCCAGTCGGCCGGTTCCTCCGAGCTGACGACACCGCCGCGGGATCGAATGACGTCGAAGGCTTCGCCCCGATAGCGCAGGCATTCCGTCCGCGTAACGGGGTGCTCGGGATTGTAGCATTCGTCGGGCGGGACGACGGCAAAGACGTCGAGGTAGGCTCCGCGGACCTTGATGCCGCGGTCGAGCAGGGCGCCGTAGTTCTTCCGGACGTTTCCGGGGGCCAAGCTGGGGCAGAGATACGTCTGCATCCCGCCGTACCAGGTCCCGTGCGTCGAGAGCTTGCCGTCCTCCTCTATCTGGGCGTTTCGCGGCGTGTAAGAGGGAGCGTCCAGATAGAAGTCGCGGTACTGATCATGAACGGCAAAGATGAATCCCAGAGTATCGCAGGCCCAAGAGAACCGGCGCATGCCGTCCCACCCGCCTGCCTCGGGGTTCGGCGGCAGGATGTCGGGGTGGAGGTTGTCGTAGCCGCGAACGCCCCAGCCGTCCAGGTGGACGTAGGCCCGGCCGATCCCCTTCCCCGCGAGGGCTCGAAGCTCCGCCGCGCGGGCATCGAAGGAAACGAGCTGATGATTTTTGGCCGGGTCCTTGCGGTCGTAATAGCTCGACTGCGGCTGGATGTGATAAAGGATGCTGGTGTGGACGACCGGCGCGCCCACCAAGCGGGCCACGAGCGGATTGCGGGCGATTTTTTCCTTGAGCGAGACGAAGCGCCCCCGCTCGATCACATGGCGCCGATAACGCTTGGCCAAATCGACGTAATTGCCGCGGTCGAGGAAGGCGAAACGGACCGAGCGCGGATAAGCGAAGCGGCCCAGCGAATGGACCCAGCGGACATCGATCCGGGTCGGGCCGCCGGCGGGATGCTCAAATCGGCATCCGGCGTCGTCGGGCGTCTCCAAGATGACCGCCGCCGCCGCGCTCCCGCGCTGGAATCCCCACCAGGGCATGTAAAGGCCCCGGCCGTAGCTCATGGAGTCGTAAAGCCAGACCTTGCGCGGCCAGTCGCGGGGCAGGAGCATCCCCTGCATGAACGGCACGACGGCGAAGTCGGGCCCGGCCGGATCGACGGCGGCCGGCCAGAGCAGTTCGCGGATGCGGTCGGCGCCGTCGGCAGCGACGATCCGGCAGACGAGGTCTTCGTCGATGCCGTCGAGCCCGACGAAAAGCTGGATGGCCGTGTCGAGCGCCGCATCGGCGGCCTTGAATTCCTTGAGCTCGATCCGGACTCCCGCTTGGAAGCCCGTATCATAAGGCCCGGCCGCGCGGCCGGAAGCAGAGGCCAGCCGCAGCTTGACGTCACTCTCCCCGCGCCGGACGACGAGATCGCCGTCAAACGACGGCAGGGTGGCCCAATCGGTCCCGCCCGAACGGACTTTAAGCGCCAATGACGCCGCATCGACCTCGACCGTGCGTTTCGAACCGGCGATCGTCCAGACGTCGCCGCGCCGCGAGATCCGCGCCGAGGGAGATCCCCGCCAAGCCTGGGCGCCGACGGCCGCGATCGAGGCGCCTTCGACGGGTGCGCCGTCCGCAACCGATAGCCAAGTGATTCCCCCCTCCTCGGCCCTGAACCGGCGGGCCCGGATGTTCGAGCCGGCGCCTTCCTCGTAATAGACGATCAGGACCGACCCGTCCTTGAGGGGGGCCATGGAGGGGTAGGCGCCGAGGCAATCGTCGACGAGAACGTCCGCGCTCCAGGACTTGCCCTCGTCCAGACTGTAATGGAGGGAGGTCTGCGGCAGACGATGGGCCAGCAAAAGGATGTCGCCGGGGGCGCGGAAAAGATAGGGGCAATGGCCGGGAAATCCCATGGGCTTGGAGACGCTCCAGGTGCGGCCGCCGTCGGCAGAGATCGAGGCGCACATCGTCGTGGACGGTTCGCGCTCGACGGCCAGGATCGTGCCGTCTTTGAGCGGGACGACGTCGGTCTCGGCGTCCAGCTTCCAGCCGCCGTTGGGGATATCGACGACCGGGCCCCAGGTCCTGCCGGAATCGTCGGACGCGATCACGGCGCCCCAGGCTTTGTCCTTCTCCTGCTTGTAAAGGCCCAGCATCAGGCGGCCGCCCGGGAGGATGCGGATCGGCGAGCTGCAATAATAGTCGGCCGAGAGCCGGCGGGGCGACGACCAGGTTCGGCCTAGGTCGTCGGACTCGACGAGCCACGTGCCGAGCCCGTCCCAGGCCTTGGGATCGCCGGGCTTGGCCCGGAGGGTGAAGAAATTGCACAGGAGGCGGCCCGAGGCGAGCTGGACGATAGACGGGTCGCGGTCGTCGTCGGGCCCGTCGAAGACGGCGGACGGCTTGCTCCACGTCCGGCCTTCGTCCGAGGAGAAGCAGGCCGCGATCCGGCCGCCCTTGGGCCACGCGGCCGTGGGCAGGCTGACGTGGTCGTACCCCGCATAGAAGACGGACATCAGCCGGCCGTCGCGCAGGCGGCAGACGTCGGGAAACGCCTCATAGCCGCCGGCGCCGGCGTCATGGCAGACAAAGGCGAAGTCGCGGCCGGGAATTTGGCCGGGGCCGGCGGAAGCGGGGGTCGGAACGGCCGTCTGCGCAGCGCCCGCGTCCACGACCATTCCAGAGGCCATGAAGGCGCCGATCGAAATAGCGATAAAAGCCAAAAAGCCGCCGATTCTTTTCATTGATGGCTCCTCCTGCCGCGGGCCGGCGCGCTTGATCAATCGAGGGCTCCATGAATCGAAGCGCGATTTTCCACCCTCCGACCCCCAGAAATCGAGTCGATCTCCATCACTTGGGCAGGATTCCCGGATCCAGCACCACGTGGCGGATTTTCTCGCGGCGCCAGGTATAGGTCACGTGAAGTCGGCCGTCGGCGGTCTGGATGACGGCAGGATAGGAAAACTCCCGGGCGGGGTCGTCTTCGAGACGATAGGCAGGCCGCCAGGACTTGCCGTCCAAGCTGTAAGCGACATCCAGGATATCCCGCCCCCGACGCAACGGATTATAGACCAGCACGGCGCGACCATCGGCCAGCGTCACGGCGTCGATGCCGCTATCCGGGTTGGGGACATCGGTCGGAGCGAGCCTGGTCCAGGACGATGGATCCGCGGCCTTGCCCCAACTCGCCATAAGAACGCCCTGCTTGGATCGGCAGAGCGCCTGAAGCAAGCCGTCGGGGAATCGCAAGATGGCGGGCTGGATGGCGGAGATCGCGGGTGCCTCGTTTAGGTCGGCGCCGCGACTCCAGGCGCCGACGGGGTCACGGGTCCATTCCATGTGGACGCGCCACCCGCCTTCTTCGACGCTCGAACCGCAGAGCATGGTCCCGTCGGCCAGCTCGATCGGCTTGTTTTTGATCGGGCCGAGGATGCCAGCGGGAAGACGATGCGCCGCCCCCCAAGTTCGGCCGTCGTCGGAGGAGATTTTCAGCATCCCCCACCAGGACGCCGGCGCGGGACCGACTTTGTAGAAAAGAAGAAGCTCCCCGGATCGACGACGGAACAGCACAGGGTTCCAGCAGGGATAGCGGCGCGGGTCGCCGGATAAAACGCCCGCCGCGACTTCGGACGGCTCCGACCAGGCTCGGCCGTCGCGGAGCGCCAGCCAGATGCCGACATCGGGCGCCCCTTCGCGGCTGCCCCCGAACCAGGCCGCGACGAGCCCGGAAGGAGTTTCGACGATGGTCGAGGCGTGGCTGGAGGCGAAGGCCGGCGAGGGGACGATGAATTCGGATTCCAGGATGCGGAAGACCGCGGGGACGGGCGGAGCCGCCGGCTTCGGCGCCGCTTGACGGCTGGCGGCTGCGGAGAGAAGAATCCCGGGTCGGGCCGGCGCCGCCAGCAGAAACGATGCGATCAGCAAGGGGAACAGGGCCGGCCGCCGAGGGCGGATGATCATAGGCTTTTTGTTATCACACGCCTGACGGGATGTCAAAACGTCCGCCGGGGCGTGAAACGCCGCGAGCCGCCCGAACGTATTACTGTCTTAAGGAGCCATCGCCATGCCCAAATCGACGCCCCTCCTCGCGGCCGCCCCGTTGATGCTTTTACTGGCCGGATCTGCCGTTCTGGCTATCGACCGATACGCCGCCCCGAATCGCATGGCTCTCCAAGCCGGCGAGATCCACGCCGCGGCCGCCGCGGGCGACCTAGTCAAGCTGAAAGCCCTGCTGGCCTCGGACCCGGCGCTCGTCCGCAGCCGCGACGGCAAGGGCATGACGCCCCTGCATATCGCGAGCGTTGAAAAGCGCAAAGACGCGGTCGCCCTTCTGCTGGCGGCGGGCGCGGATGTGAAGGCAATCGACGCCGATAAATACACGCCGCTTCACCGCGCCGCGTTCGTCGGCGACGCCGAGAGCTGCCGGCTGCTTCTCGAGGCGGGCGCCGATCCCAAAGCCGTCGAGACGATGGGCCGGACTCCGCTGATGCTGGCCTGCGGCTTCGGAAAGGATCTGGAAACGGTCAAACGCTTGATCGCAGGCGGGTCGGACATCAACTATGCGGTCCCGGGCGGCGACAACGTCCTGCTGTCGTCCCTTTTCTTCGGCAAGCCGGAGATCATCGATTTCCTGCTCCAGAGCGGGGCCCGGCTGGCCGAGGACGGGCGGTCGATCTGGATGGCTGTGCTGGTCTCCACCAGGACCGGCCAGGAGGCGGTCTTCGAGCAGGCCCGGGAGGCGGCGAAGAAGAAAGGCATGCCCCTGGACCGGATCGTGTCCCTGCAGGACGCGGCCAGCGGCGGCTCGGTCGCCATCGGCGAAGCCCTGTTGGCGGCTGGGTATACCGTCGACCAAAAGAACGTCTATGGCTGGACGGCGCTGCACGCCGCCGCGGACCAGGGCCGCACGGCTTTCGTGCAATTTCTCCTCGCGCGCGGGGCGAAGATCGACGATCCGGACCGCATGGGCCGGACGGCCTGGCATTTGGCCCGGGAGAACAAGCACACGGAGACCGCCGATCTATTGAAAGCCCGCGGCGCGGCGCAGGGCAAGCCGAAGTTCCCCGAGCTCCGGGGGCTTTGGCTGGGCCAGCCCGAGCCCGGTGACACTCCGGCTATTTTCGCGCCCGGGATCGTCTCGGGGTACGCCTACGAGAGCGAGCACAGCCCGGTCGCCTTTTCGCCGGACCTGAATGAGGCTTATTGGACGCAAAAATACCGCGGGCCGCTGATGGTCTCCAAGCGGATCGGCGGGCTGTGGACAGTACCCCGGCCGGTCTCCTTCATGTCGCCGTGGGGGGATGGAGAGCCCTTCCTTTCGCCCGACGGAAAAAGGCTCTACTTCCTGAGCTTCCGCCCGCTCATGCCCGGCGGCCGCACCGACAAGGAGAACGTCTGGTATGTCGAGCGCCGGGGCGGGGACTGGGGCGAGCCCAAGCCGGAGTCGGAGGCCGTGAACGCCTTCGATCATCACTGGCTGTTCTCGGTCGCGGCCGACGGCACGCTCTATTTCTCCTCCAGCCGGGACGGCGGGATGGGCGGCGGGGACATCTACGTCTCCAAGATGGCCGGCGGCGTCCACCAGGCGCCCCAAAACGCCGGCCCCGTCATCAATACGGCCGGCGACGAAAGTATGCCCAGCATCGCGCCCGACGGAAGCTACATGCTGTTCGTCTCGCGCGAGCCCCAGG
Coding sequences within:
- a CDS encoding ankyrin repeat domain-containing protein; translated protein: MPKSTPLLAAAPLMLLLAGSAVLAIDRYAAPNRMALQAGEIHAAAAAGDLVKLKALLASDPALVRSRDGKGMTPLHIASVEKRKDAVALLLAAGADVKAIDADKYTPLHRAAFVGDAESCRLLLEAGADPKAVETMGRTPLMLACGFGKDLETVKRLIAGGSDINYAVPGGDNVLLSSLFFGKPEIIDFLLQSGARLAEDGRSIWMAVLVSTRTGQEAVFEQAREAAKKKGMPLDRIVSLQDAASGGSVAIGEALLAAGYTVDQKNVYGWTALHAAADQGRTAFVQFLLARGAKIDDPDRMGRTAWHLARENKHTETADLLKARGAAQGKPKFPELRGLWLGQPEPGDTPAIFAPGIVSGYAYESEHSPVAFSPDLNEAYWTQKYRGPLMVSKRIGGLWTVPRPVSFMSPWGDGEPFLSPDGKRLYFLSFRPLMPGGRTDKENVWYVERRGGDWGEPKPESEAVNAFDHHWLFSVAADGTLYFSSSRDGGMGGGDIYVSKMAGGVHQAPQNAGPVINTAGDESMPSIAPDGSYMLFVSREPQGQFRMLISYRDGESWTKPVGLGEKIDSIQQGLCPLVTPDGKLMFFIGQGDIYWVRADFLKRGQVSTFNISPAN
- a CDS encoding exo-alpha-sialidase; translated protein: MKRIGGFLAFIAISIGAFMASGMVVDAGAAQTAVPTPASAGPGQIPGRDFAFVCHDAGAGGYEAFPDVCRLRDGRLMSVFYAGYDHVSLPTAAWPKGGRIAACFSSDEGRTWSKPSAVFDGPDDDRDPSIVQLASGRLLCNFFTLRAKPGDPKAWDGLGTWLVESDDLGRTWSSPRRLSADYYCSSPIRILPGGRLMLGLYKQEKDKAWGAVIASDDSGRTWGPVVDIPNGGWKLDAETDVVPLKDGTILAVEREPSTTMCASISADGGRTWSVSKPMGFPGHCPYLFRAPGDILLLAHRLPQTSLHYSLDEGKSWSADVLVDDCLGAYPSMAPLKDGSVLIVYYEEGAGSNIRARRFRAEEGGITWLSVADGAPVEGASIAAVGAQAWRGSPSARISRRGDVWTIAGSKRTVEVDAASLALKVRSGGTDWATLPSFDGDLVVRRGESDVKLRLASASGRAAGPYDTGFQAGVRIELKEFKAADAALDTAIQLFVGLDGIDEDLVCRIVAADGADRIRELLWPAAVDPAGPDFAVVPFMQGMLLPRDWPRKVWLYDSMSYGRGLYMPWWGFQRGSAAAAVILETPDDAGCRFEHPAGGPTRIDVRWVHSLGRFAYPRSVRFAFLDRGNYVDLAKRYRRHVIERGRFVSLKEKIARNPLVARLVGAPVVHTSILYHIQPQSSYYDRKDPAKNHQLVSFDARAAELRALAGKGIGRAYVHLDGWGVRGYDNLHPDILPPNPEAGGWDGMRRFSWACDTLGFIFAVHDQYRDFYLDAPSYTPRNAQIEEDGKLSTHGTWYGGMQTYLCPSLAPGNVRKNYGALLDRGIKVRGAYLDVFAVVPPDECYNPEHPVTRTECLRYRGEAFDVIRSRGGVVSSEEPADWAVPKLDLVHHGPFALDPNPGSGPAMGIPVPLFNLVYHDSILLPWSLGKGAWGIPETDLGFLHGLGHAGLPYLSLDPSAAELEQVRTMCALNARVGLLELVRHEFLDGSYRRQRFTYADGTTVTIDLDSGGYDIAPRLEVPAAIK
- a CDS encoding bifunctional enoyl-CoA hydratase/phosphate acetyltransferase, which encodes MITTLAQIVENVKGRPAKRLSVACGEDPHTIEAVGRACREGLVKAVLTGSKAKIEKVAAENKIDAGLFTILDEPDPAKALAAAVARVHGGESDFLMKGLIDSSLYIKAIIDKEKGLLKPGKLLSHVSVIQVPRWKKLIICADAAVIPYPDLEAKVQILNYCIEAAHRLGIEKPKAAIICAVEKVNPKMQPTIDAAILSKMAERGQIKGAIVDGPLALDVAFSKESAGIKGVKSEVAGDADILLFPAIETGNVFFKACSYLAGGETAAVVAGANCPCVLTSRSDSEDSKYYSIAVGALLS
- a CDS encoding DUF4097 family beta strand repeat-containing protein, yielding MSMRNSNKNNSLAIAAVLVLGLVLSGCVIVAADGGFSLPGGKEFREDYHKTFPLGPDGRFSVKNVNGDIHISTWDKAEADVTAVKISKSNEENLKLVKIEEQSGSGFVAIDTIWPKSPFRNLRISVDYEIKVPAGVRLELVRSTNGDVELIGKFGEVAASSTNGNVRLEGAAGPAVLDTTNGDIVARDIRGSVKADTTNGGITLTVDGLKDNVTADTTNGSIRVKLLGTVNARLEARTTNGHIDVAVPVTIKDLSKSRSRLSGTIGDGGPLMKLDTTNGSITIEK
- a CDS encoding exo-alpha-sialidase; its protein translation is MIIRPRRPALFPLLIASFLLAAPARPGILLSAAASRQAAPKPAAPPVPAVFRILESEFIVPSPAFASSHASTIVETPSGLVAAWFGGSREGAPDVGIWLALRDGRAWSEPSEVAAGVLSGDPRRYPCWNPVLFRRRSGELLLFYKVGPAPASWWGMLKISSDDGRTWGAAHRLPAGILGPIKNKPIELADGTMLCGSSVEEGGWRVHMEWTRDPVGAWSRGADLNEAPAISAIQPAILRFPDGLLQALCRSKQGVLMASWGKAADPSSWTRLAPTDVPNPDSGIDAVTLADGRAVLVYNPLRRGRDILDVAYSLDGKSWRPAYRLEDDPAREFSYPAVIQTADGRLHVTYTWRREKIRHVVLDPGILPK